DNA sequence from the Harpia harpyja isolate bHarHar1 chromosome 2, bHarHar1 primary haplotype, whole genome shotgun sequence genome:
TGCTATTATTCTCTAGGTCCCAGAGTCAGAAACACTGGTGGCTGAGAAGGTGTGCAGGGAATGACTGTTGTACGTTTGCCCTCTTCTTGTAACTCTGTGCTGGGCGCCTGGGGTCTTGGGCCAGCAAGACTTTTGTCTGCCTTGTACAGCTAGTCTAACATTATTATCAGAAACACTGGGATTACTAGAAACAGAACTGTACCCTTGTTTCTTTGGGAAGAAATTAGGTTaagtataaacatttttttttttccgaaagCATTTTAGGGCATGGGAACTTGATCTCATAGAAAGTATGTAAGAATGGTACCCCCAGAACCTTTTGAGACCCTTCCCCTCCCTGGACAAAGGCAGTGGCTCAAAGCAGGAATGGTGCTGCCACCTCATGCAACTAacaggcttgttttgtttttgtgtatCAGGACCTCGAAGGCGCATATTGCATCACCGATATCCACGATGCTCTGGCACTGTCTGATATTGGGGACGAGAGGAAGCTGTTCTTGATTGGTACCCACGTGGCAGAGGATGGCTCCGAGATCTCCTCCAGCATGAAGGATGCCAAGGAGCTGATAGCACAGCTGGTTTTGGAAACACAGTGACAGCTCTTTTCCTACAATGTGGTATCTGCAGCTGAGGGAGATGTGTTGTTAGCGTATGGTCAGTTTGCCACGTGACAACTGAAACGTGCAAATACCTTTTCCTTGTGGGTGTGGAATTCCTCTGAAAATGATGTCTAGTTGGTAAGAAAACCTAATTTGTAGTGGtttgaaaatacatttgaaaagtAGTCTATTTTTTAGCGTATTTGTAGGGGAAAGTTAGTCTCCTGGACAGCAGAGTTAAGGGGATATATAGCTTAGGTGGGCTGAGATGGCTTCTTGCCAGGTGGGAATCGagcattgacttcagtggagcaaAGTTGTATCCAGTGAATTTAACCTGGCTTGATGTCTCAGGCTTAAATTGAAATATGTTTACTTCACAGGTTTTACAGAACCCTGTTCACAGTGTTGTTCTGTTAAAAATGAGACCTCACTTCTTGACAGTGTCAGAAATTTAAAGTGCTGCGGCTGGTATTTTCGGCCGTGACAATTTTTGTTGTTGCCGTATTGGAGCTGGCTTTTAAGGGAGCGGCAAATTAGTGATCTCTGGAAGTTGGGTTGGTTACTGCTTCTTTAGTGGGTaagaacaagaaaatgaaagcaggaagaCATTAGGTGTTTCTTTGCCtccagggaaaaaacaaagcagtgtaATTTAAGGTAGTGACTGGAAGCATTTAAGTTGAATTGGCACCAAAGGTGGGAGACTCCTCCATCGGGCTGAGCGGCTTGTTCTGGTTTAGTCCAGGCTGTCCTCGAGCAAGCAGTCGTACGCGTGAAAAAGCTGTTGTTTTTGGGAAGCGATGTCTGTTAGCGCGGCAGGCGAGGATGCTGAGTTGCTGACGGGTGCCGCTCTCCCAGCGTCCTCGTAGTTCCACTCCAAGAACGTGTGATCCCGGAGCCGTTCCCTCAAGGACCTGTTTTGCAACCGCATGTACTGTACCGAGGGTTTTATAGTTTCGTCCTTCGGGTGCATAAAGCAGAAAATTTGTACCCTAAGCGGTGGTCCGGCCTTCATTTACGCCAACGCGGAGCCCGCCGGAGAACCGGAGGCCGGAGGAGCCGCCGgttcccggcccggcccggcggggcggggctgcgggCGCCGCCGTTGCCGTGGCGACGGGAGCGCGCGCcatggcggcggccgggccgcgcGCCGGTGGGTGGGGACGGGGAGGGGCGCGgcgcggaggggggcgggggcggccgcggcgggggatGCCGGGGCCCGCGGCCGTCGGCGGGGGCAGCCCGTCCCTCCCTCCCGCTCCGGCGGCGGCTCCCCGGTGCCCCGGCGGGGCTCGGGGGCTTCGGCTGGCGGGCCGGCAGGCCCCTGGCGCCAGATGTGGGAGTGCCCGCCGGGCCGAGCGGCGCCAGCCCCTTGCGGGGCCGTTGCCGCTCATGGGGGCACGGGGCTCCCCGAAATGGCGCCCGCAGGTCAGCAGCGGCCGCCGGTGCTCGTcccaggcggcggcggcggaggatgCTGGTGAGGGGAGGTGGTGCCGGGGGTGCTCTGTCCCGCAGGCTCAGGGGCTGCCAGCGCCCGGCGGTGGATGCGGAGCCCCTCACGGCGTGCCGGTGCATCGCTGTGCCGCGGCACCGGGAAAAACGGTGCAGATAACTGCCAGGCAGTCGTACCCTAAGGAGATGCACAAGCTTCACACGCCTTGTGACTGTCTCGCCCTGAAGAGCgggcagcccaggctgcaggtgtTGCCCAGCTTTAAATTCACCTCTTCTTGCCTTTGCAGTTTCTCGTTCCTTGCCTGCCCGCTCACGCGACAGGTAAGAAACCCTCCTGGCCCCGGCCTGCTGCGTGGGTGTCCACGCCGTGCCCCACCTCTCTTGGGGTCGGGGACTTACGCTGAGCGGCGAGTCGATACCACAGCGGGTGACACTGTgataaacacacagagaaaatgatGCCGGGTTTTGCCCTTCCCCCTGCTTCTCATGACAAGCAACGTCTGTCCGTGACCCTTTGCTTTACAAGGAATTGATCTCAAAGGGAGTTGACCCCCCCCTTAAGCGATGAGTCTGTGTGAGCTCAGGCAGCGGAGGGGAGGCGTTCCTTCGGCTAGCTGCAGCGAGGCCTCTTTTTCCCCACTGGGACCAAACGGCAAAGGCTCTCCCAGGACTGTCCCCTTGTCAGTGAGGTGGCCTAACTCTTTCAAGTTGCAGATCTGCTGCAGATGCGTCCTGTGTGGGGATGCCGGTCTGTCTGTAGCTTTTGCCATCATAAAAGAGTAgaaggtcatcttttt
Encoded proteins:
- the ARL9 gene encoding ADP-ribosylation factor-like protein 9 isoform X2; its protein translation is MYLPKVLLLIYVVDSADHARLPVAKQLLHQLIQNNSTLPVVVLANKQDLEGAYCITDIHDALALSDIGDERKLFLIGTHVAEDGSEISSSMKDAKELIAQLVLETQ